One Armatimonadia bacterium DNA segment encodes these proteins:
- a CDS encoding desulfoferrodoxin, producing the protein MADKLEMYKCADCGAIVEVIVPCDCESCDIDCCGGGMELLEANTVDAATEKHVPVIEKTASGYKVKVGSVAHPMLDEHYIQFIELIADGRSYKAFLNPGDAPEAEFCLEASAVTAREHCNLHGLWEASAE; encoded by the coding sequence ATGGCTGACAAACTGGAAATGTACAAGTGTGCCGACTGCGGGGCGATTGTCGAGGTCATCGTGCCCTGCGACTGCGAGTCCTGTGATATCGACTGCTGCGGCGGTGGCATGGAGCTGCTGGAAGCCAACACTGTGGATGCGGCGACAGAGAAGCATGTACCGGTCATCGAGAAGACGGCGTCGGGCTACAAGGTCAAGGTCGGCAGTGTGGCCCACCCGATGCTGGACGAGCACTACATCCAGTTCATCGAGCTGATCGCCGACGGCCGCTCCTACAAGGCCTTCCTCAACCCGGGCGACGCACCGGAGGCCGAGTTCTGCCTTGAGGCAAGCGCCGTGACGGCTCGGGAGCACTGCAATCTGCATGGGCTCTGGGAGGCGAGCGCCGAATGA